In one window of Helianthus annuus cultivar XRQ/B chromosome 17, HanXRQr2.0-SUNRISE, whole genome shotgun sequence DNA:
- the LOC110924531 gene encoding uncharacterized protein LOC110924531, which produces MGELCNGGGEISVVNIYAPHDQNQKKQLWVDLLALMRSSSGSWIFLGDFNCVREPNERKNSGFNKQEADDFNSFINEGGLVEYSMLGCAFTYVTDDGLKFSKIDRVLVYHSFLSLWPSAKLLGLSRYKSDHRPLLLLCSDVFFGKPPFRFFNSWRKENGLAEIVKKAYDEVTHIYPLDKLLAARLKAIKAAIKPWCEKIRNRDSKLLKELQKKVDDMDLKAETVALSEQEVCERDSWLKKLNELDDNRLEDLKERAKVK; this is translated from the coding sequence ATGGGGGAACTGTGTAATGGTGGGGGTGAAATTTCGGTCGTAAATATCTACGCACCTCACGACCAGAACCAGAAAAAACAGCTCTGGGTAGACTTACTTGCTTTGATGAGATCCTCCTCTGGCTCATGGATTTTTCTTGGTGATTTTAACTGTGTGAGAGAACCCAATGAAAGAAAAAATTCCGGATTCAACAAACAAGAGGCAGACGACTTCAACTCCTTCATCAATGAAGGAGGTTTGGTGGAATACTCCATGCTGGGGTGTGCTTTTACATATGTAACGGATGATGGTTTAAAGTTTAGCAAAATTGATCGGGTACTAGTATATCACTCTTTTCTATCTTTGTGGCCTTCGGCAAAATTGTTAGGGTTATCGAGATATAAATCTGATCACAGACCGCTACTCTTGCTATGCTCCGACGTATTTTTCGGTAAGCCACCCTTTCGCTTTTTCAACTCGTGGCGAAAAGAGAATGGGCTAGCTGAGATTGTGAAGAAAGCGTATGATGAAGTCACACACATCTATCCTCTAGACAAATTATTGGCAGCAAGACTCAAAGCGATCAAAGCTGCTATAAAACCTTGGTGCGAAAAGATAAGAAACAGGGATAGTAAATTGCTAAAGGAGCTTCAAAAAAAGGTGGATGATATGGATTTGAAAGCTGAAACTGTCGCGTTAAGCGAACAGGAGGTATGTGAAAGAGACTCGTGGTTAAAAAAGTTAAATGAATTGGATGATAATAGGCTGGAAGATCTCAAAGAAAGGGCGAAAGTTAAATGA
- the LOC110923261 gene encoding auxin-responsive protein SAUR23, with amino-acid sequence MGIIRFPSLSSKTKSFSKLQGLCNRNKLDVPKGYLAVYVGEIQKTRFVVPLSFLEHPLFKDLLRRSEEEFGFDHPMGGLTIHCQEDIFTNLISRLHVS; translated from the coding sequence ATGGGCATCATTCGGTTTCCTTCTTTGAGTAGCAAAACGAAAAGCTTCAGCAAACTGCAAGGATTATGCAACCGAAACAAGTTGGATGTTCCGAAAGGTTATTTGGCTGTCTATGTTGGAGAAATTCAAAAAACTCGATTTGTGGTTCCGTTATCATTTCTTGAACATCCTCTATTTAAAGATTTGCTTCGGCGGTCCGAAGAGGAGTTCGGGTTTGACCATCCTATGGGTGGTCTAACAATTCATTGCCAAGAAGACATCTTCACTAATCTAATTTCCAGATTGCATGTTTCATGA